One genomic window of Trichlorobacter lovleyi includes the following:
- a CDS encoding ATP-binding protein — MISDDAAITVPLFLQERVDYLEEANRRYVAILEMLASSGDFQADLARAEGLQDIFRATLTQVRRLIPFTLTGILEAMDDGSFELTTCDSDSCAARLQEACDAAIMDGAFAWALNRNQAVMVPAQGGGTLLLQSITTRSRIHGMFVGQVPDESATFDAPSLNALSILLNAAAYALESTTLRGLLKEHMANLEQRVEERTRELAVAREKAEAASRAKSEFLANMSHEIRTPMNGVMGMTELLLEGGFSPEQQRKQLLAIRDSAENLMVIINDILDFSKIEAGKLELAAAPFLLRKSLEQGLYSLGLKAEQKGLRLAIRVDQAVPDRLDGDSYKLRQILINLVGNAIKFSEQGEITVSAQLEVTRGGFLLVRFCVADQGIGIPYESQSRIFETFEQADVTTTKKFGGTGLGLTICRRLAELMGGRIWVESEPGKGSSFYFTTLLATVDDDLVIEGEGVAATLPLEPPKGLAILLADDVEVNRELAKAVLERYEHRITEATNGKEALEAFGRGPFEVVLLDVQMPEMDGLQAATAIRRLEQERGSGRTPIVAMTAYAGKEDRDKCLAAGMDDYLSKPVKPAQMLEMLQRYCGAVVVEPEPDAVAVPTAAVEDEIPVYAKADLLERLGGAEALIPRFMGLFFKGVEPNMAALEEAIAEGNPDKVRTSSHAIKGSSANIGAMQMRETAAGIEAAAKTGDITGAPAGLEKLKRQLEEFKAATE, encoded by the coding sequence ATGATTTCAGATGACGCTGCCATAACGGTTCCTCTCTTTCTGCAGGAACGGGTTGACTACCTGGAGGAAGCAAACCGCCGCTACGTGGCGATCCTTGAGATGCTGGCCTCCAGCGGTGATTTTCAGGCGGACCTGGCCAGGGCTGAAGGGCTGCAGGATATCTTCAGGGCCACCCTGACGCAGGTACGGCGTTTGATCCCGTTTACGCTGACCGGTATCCTTGAGGCGATGGATGACGGCAGCTTCGAGCTGACCACCTGCGATAGCGACTCCTGTGCCGCCCGGTTACAGGAGGCCTGTGATGCCGCCATCATGGACGGGGCCTTTGCCTGGGCCTTGAATCGCAATCAGGCGGTCATGGTGCCTGCCCAGGGGGGCGGCACTCTGTTACTGCAGAGTATCACCACCCGTTCCCGTATCCACGGTATGTTTGTCGGCCAGGTGCCGGATGAATCGGCCACTTTTGACGCCCCCTCCCTGAACGCCCTTTCAATTTTGCTGAATGCAGCCGCCTATGCCCTGGAGAGTACCACCCTGCGAGGGCTGCTGAAGGAGCATATGGCCAACCTTGAACAGCGGGTTGAGGAGCGTACCCGTGAACTGGCAGTGGCCCGTGAAAAGGCCGAGGCAGCCAGCCGGGCCAAGAGCGAGTTTCTGGCCAACATGTCCCATGAAATCCGCACCCCGATGAACGGTGTGATGGGGATGACCGAACTGCTGCTGGAAGGTGGTTTTTCTCCTGAACAACAGCGCAAACAGTTGCTGGCAATCCGGGACTCAGCTGAAAACCTGATGGTGATTATCAATGATATCCTGGACTTTTCAAAGATTGAAGCCGGCAAACTGGAGCTGGCGGCGGCGCCGTTCCTGCTGCGCAAAAGCCTTGAACAGGGGCTGTACTCCCTTGGTCTGAAGGCAGAGCAGAAAGGGTTGCGGCTGGCAATCCGGGTGGATCAGGCGGTGCCTGATCGACTTGATGGTGATAGTTACAAGCTGCGTCAGATTTTGATCAACCTGGTGGGGAATGCCATCAAGTTCAGTGAACAGGGGGAGATTACCGTATCGGCACAGCTGGAGGTAACCCGGGGCGGATTCCTGCTGGTGCGATTCTGCGTGGCAGACCAGGGGATCGGTATTCCGTATGAGTCACAGTCCCGTATCTTTGAGACCTTTGAACAGGCTGACGTTACCACCACTAAAAAGTTTGGTGGCACCGGTCTGGGACTGACCATCTGCCGCCGGCTGGCAGAGCTGATGGGCGGCCGGATCTGGGTGGAGAGCGAGCCGGGAAAGGGCAGCAGTTTCTACTTTACGACCCTGTTGGCCACGGTTGACGATGATCTGGTGATTGAAGGGGAAGGCGTTGCAGCTACCCTGCCGCTGGAGCCACCCAAAGGGCTGGCCATACTTTTGGCTGACGATGTCGAGGTTAACCGGGAACTTGCCAAGGCCGTGCTGGAACGGTACGAGCACCGCATTACCGAGGCGACCAATGGTAAGGAGGCCCTTGAGGCCTTTGGCAGGGGACCGTTCGAGGTCGTGCTGCTGGATGTGCAGATGCCCGAGATGGATGGCCTGCAGGCCGCCACTGCCATCAGGAGGCTGGAGCAGGAGCGGGGAAGCGGGCGGACACCGATTGTTGCCATGACGGCTTATGCCGGCAAGGAGGACCGCGACAAGTGTCTGGCTGCCGGAATGGATGACTATCTGTCCAAACCGGTCAAGCCGGCCCAGATGTTGGAAATGCTGCAGCGCTACTGTGGGGCTGTCGTGGTGGAACCGGAACCGGATGCCGTGGCTGTCCCTACTGCTGCTGTTGAAGATGAAATTCCGGTCTATGCCAAGGCGGATCTGCTGGAACGGCTGGGCGGGGCTGAGGCGTTGATCCCCCGTTTTATGGGGCTCTTCTTTAAAGGGGTTGAGCCGAATATGGCTGCCCTGGAAGAGGCGATTGCAGAAGGAAACCCGGACAAGGTGCGGACCAGTTCCCATGCCATTAAGGGCTCTTCCGCCAATATCGGTGCCATGCAGATGCGGGAAACCGCTGCCGGCATTGAGGCCGCTGCCAAGACCGGCGATATTACGGGTGCCCCGGCGGGGCTTGAGAAGCTGAAACGGCAGTTGGAGGAGTTCAAGGCTGCAACAGAATAA
- a CDS encoding HDOD domain-containing protein → MAFADAPTYTVQWLIDRTSTVYSLPLFYDRLNEAINHPRTSVDDIGKIITEDQGLTARLLRLANSPMFGYFGKVDSISKAVTIIGTQQLRDLALAASVMGIFKGIPEELMSMATFWRHSIACGIIARALATWRRETNVERFFVAGMLHDIGQLIMATVLGELVRKMIEETQTEELLYFDVELKRVGFDHAEAGGALLKDWKIPANIADPVAFHHRPARAEQFPLEASLIHIADIICQAFELGQSCERFVPPLDGAAWDRLGMTPHQLGAVMKQAEPQIEETFAILTDAA, encoded by the coding sequence ATGGCCTTTGCTGATGCCCCCACCTATACGGTGCAATGGCTGATTGACCGTACCAGCACGGTTTACTCCCTGCCGCTATTCTATGATCGTCTCAATGAGGCGATTAACCATCCCCGTACCTCTGTTGATGATATCGGCAAGATTATTACCGAAGATCAGGGCCTGACCGCCCGACTGCTGCGGCTGGCCAACAGCCCGATGTTCGGCTATTTCGGCAAGGTTGACTCCATCAGCAAGGCGGTCACCATCATCGGCACCCAGCAGTTGCGGGATCTCGCCCTGGCTGCCTCGGTGATGGGGATCTTCAAGGGGATTCCCGAGGAGTTGATGAGCATGGCCACCTTCTGGCGCCATTCCATTGCCTGCGGCATTATTGCCCGTGCCTTGGCCACCTGGCGGAGGGAGACCAATGTGGAGCGCTTCTTTGTGGCCGGCATGCTGCATGATATCGGCCAGTTGATTATGGCCACCGTGCTGGGTGAACTGGTACGGAAGATGATTGAAGAGACCCAGACAGAGGAGCTGCTCTATTTTGATGTTGAATTGAAGCGGGTCGGCTTTGACCACGCCGAGGCAGGTGGGGCACTGCTGAAGGACTGGAAGATCCCGGCCAATATTGCCGACCCGGTTGCCTTTCACCACCGCCCCGCCAGGGCGGAGCAGTTTCCGCTGGAGGCCTCACTGATTCATATCGCTGACATCATCTGTCAGGCCTTTGAGCTGGGCCAGAGCTGTGAACGGTTTGTCCCTCCCCTTGACGGGGCAGCCTGGGACAGGCTGGGCATGACACCCCATCAGCTGGGGGCGGTGATGAAACAGGCAGAGCCGCAGATTGAAGAGACCTTTGCCATTCTGACGGATGCCGCATGA
- a CDS encoding nitrous oxide-stimulated promoter family protein, with amino-acid sequence MQNEPTPQQTRDLKVIARFTEVWCAGQQHTGRQQRTLQQGMPPLLLCPDCAAFLEYAVQKRMNCPFEAEKPTCRRCRIHCYAPQQRALVKQIMAWSGKRMILRGRLDYLWHYFF; translated from the coding sequence ATGCAAAACGAACCGACGCCACAACAGACCAGGGACCTCAAGGTTATCGCCAGATTTACGGAAGTCTGGTGTGCCGGTCAGCAGCATACCGGCAGGCAGCAGCGCACCCTGCAGCAAGGGATGCCTCCCCTGCTGCTCTGCCCTGATTGTGCAGCTTTTCTAGAGTATGCCGTCCAAAAGCGGATGAACTGCCCGTTTGAGGCTGAAAAGCCGACCTGCAGACGCTGCCGGATTCATTGCTACGCACCGCAGCAACGGGCCTTGGTCAAACAGATCATGGCCTGGTCAGGGAAGCGGATGATTCTCAGAGGCCGACTGGATTACCTGTGGCACTACTTTTTTTGA
- a CDS encoding ATP-binding protein, protein MLRKIVKIDPDKCDGCGLCVPSCAEGAITIINGKAVLAADNLCDGLGACLGECPKDAISIEERDTEAFDEAAVVQHLTKAGKAAPAQHGHGQAAHAHGGGCPGSRMQSFGKPETAAAPATATGSARANRQSRLTQWPVQMQLVSPTAPYFQGADLLLTADCVPVAYAGYHEDFLDGKAVIMGCPKLDDNQFFMNKLIEILKSSDIRSVTVLKMEVPCCGGIAWAAKEAIKHCGKIIPYAEVTIGIQGNLKR, encoded by the coding sequence ATGCTGAGAAAGATCGTAAAAATTGACCCGGACAAATGTGACGGCTGTGGCCTCTGCGTTCCTTCCTGTGCCGAAGGGGCCATTACGATCATCAACGGCAAGGCGGTGCTGGCAGCAGACAACCTCTGCGACGGACTGGGGGCCTGCCTGGGTGAGTGTCCCAAAGACGCCATCAGTATTGAGGAACGTGACACCGAAGCCTTTGATGAAGCTGCTGTTGTACAACACCTGACCAAAGCAGGCAAAGCGGCACCTGCCCAGCATGGCCATGGCCAGGCAGCTCATGCCCACGGCGGCGGTTGTCCCGGCTCACGGATGCAGAGTTTTGGCAAGCCGGAGACCGCAGCAGCCCCGGCCACAGCTACAGGCTCCGCCAGAGCAAACCGCCAGAGCAGACTGACCCAATGGCCGGTACAGATGCAGCTGGTATCCCCTACCGCCCCCTATTTTCAGGGAGCCGACCTGCTCTTGACCGCTGACTGTGTACCGGTCGCCTACGCCGGTTACCATGAAGATTTTCTGGACGGCAAGGCGGTCATCATGGGCTGCCCCAAACTGGACGACAACCAGTTCTTCATGAACAAGCTGATAGAGATCCTGAAGAGTTCAGACATCCGCAGCGTTACCGTACTGAAGATGGAGGTTCCCTGTTGTGGCGGCATCGCCTGGGCAGCCAAGGAAGCGATCAAACACTGCGGCAAGATAATCCCCTATGCCGAGGTGACCATCGGCATCCAGGGCAACCTGAAGAGATAA
- the pdxA gene encoding 4-hydroxythreonine-4-phosphate dehydrogenase PdxA, producing MNKPQTAITMGDPCGVGPEIIVAALTDPAIRAVCSPLVLGDRLAMQRALTVCNSPLELVTVSSPAGAADLPDDVIPLLELSSLADADIAYGKPSELAGDAVYRYIRRAAELCLTGEVSAMATAPICKEAMHRAGHHYPGHTELLAELCRCDEFVMMLAGDVLRVALVTIHEALSNVPGLISAGQVLKTIRVTAKGVAPLCGSRSPRIAVLALNPHCGEGGMFGTEEEESIIPAIAAAKLEGLDVAGPFSADTFFHFAVQEPAPYDAVVAMYHDQGLIPLKMRHFDDGINITLGLPIIRTSVDHGTAYNLAGNGTASASSMKASLRIAAKLAVGR from the coding sequence ATGAACAAACCTCAAACTGCCATCACCATGGGCGACCCTTGCGGGGTCGGACCGGAAATCATCGTTGCAGCCCTGACCGATCCGGCCATCCGTGCCGTGTGCAGCCCGCTGGTGCTGGGAGACCGGCTGGCCATGCAACGGGCGCTGACCGTGTGCAACAGCCCACTGGAACTCGTTACGGTGTCCTCCCCTGCTGGGGCAGCCGATCTCCCGGATGACGTCATTCCCCTGCTGGAGCTGTCCAGCCTGGCTGATGCCGATATCGCCTACGGCAAGCCTTCAGAGCTGGCCGGTGATGCGGTCTACCGCTATATCCGCCGCGCAGCCGAGTTGTGCCTGACCGGCGAGGTGTCAGCCATGGCCACCGCCCCGATCTGCAAGGAGGCGATGCACCGCGCCGGTCACCACTACCCCGGCCATACCGAGCTACTGGCCGAGTTGTGCCGCTGCGATGAATTTGTGATGATGCTGGCAGGCGACGTGCTGCGGGTGGCCCTGGTCACCATCCATGAGGCGCTAAGCAATGTGCCGGGCCTGATCAGCGCCGGGCAGGTACTGAAGACCATCCGGGTTACGGCCAAGGGGGTTGCCCCGCTCTGCGGCAGCCGTTCGCCCCGGATCGCCGTACTGGCACTGAACCCCCACTGCGGTGAAGGCGGCATGTTCGGCACCGAAGAGGAAGAGTCCATCATCCCGGCCATTGCTGCCGCAAAGCTGGAGGGACTGGATGTTGCAGGCCCCTTCTCCGCCGACACCTTCTTCCACTTTGCCGTACAGGAGCCTGCCCCCTATGATGCCGTGGTGGCCATGTACCACGACCAGGGACTGATCCCGCTCAAGATGCGGCACTTTGACGATGGCATCAATATTACCCTGGGGTTGCCGATCATCAGAACCTCGGTTGACCATGGTACGGCCTATAACCTGGCCGGTAACGGCACCGCCTCAGCCAGCAGTATGAAGGCATCCCTCAGGATTGCCGCAAAACTGGCGGTGGGCCGATGA
- the sfsA gene encoding DNA/RNA nuclease SfsA, which yields MILPPLTPGRLIKRYKRFLADIELADGSIVTAHCPNSGSMLGCNLPGSPVLLSLSPNPNRKLAYTWELVQINGYWVGLNTMLPNRLAEEAILDGTVAELQGYPNLRREVAYGSERSRIDILLEGEGRRCYVEVKNVTLVEGGQALFPDAVTTRGQKHLRELMEMVRNGDRGVLLFTVQRGDGNAVAPADRIDPEYGTLLREAVANGVEALAYQALVQPDQIRLIKRLAVVLN from the coding sequence ATGATCCTTCCACCGCTGACCCCAGGCAGACTGATCAAACGCTACAAGCGTTTTCTGGCTGACATTGAGCTGGCCGACGGCTCTATCGTCACGGCCCACTGCCCCAACTCCGGCAGCATGCTGGGTTGCAACCTGCCCGGCAGCCCGGTGCTGCTCTCCTTAAGCCCCAATCCAAACCGTAAACTGGCCTACACCTGGGAGCTGGTACAGATTAACGGCTACTGGGTGGGGCTGAACACCATGCTGCCCAACCGCTTGGCTGAAGAGGCGATTCTGGACGGAACCGTTGCCGAGCTGCAGGGGTATCCAAACCTGCGGCGGGAAGTTGCCTACGGCAGTGAGCGCAGCCGGATCGACATCCTGCTGGAGGGGGAGGGAAGGCGCTGCTATGTTGAAGTAAAGAATGTCACCCTGGTGGAAGGAGGTCAGGCGCTCTTTCCTGATGCCGTCACCACCCGGGGGCAGAAGCATCTGCGGGAGCTGATGGAGATGGTCAGAAACGGCGACCGGGGGGTACTGCTGTTTACCGTCCAGCGCGGCGACGGTAACGCCGTTGCCCCAGCCGACCGGATAGATCCTGAGTACGGCACCCTGTTACGGGAAGCGGTTGCAAACGGCGTTGAGGCACTGGCGTATCAGGCGTTGGTGCAGCCGGATCAGATCCGGCTGATCAAGCGGCTGGCAGTAGTGCTGAATTAA
- a CDS encoding Dabb family protein, with translation MVTHIVFFKLAEQTAEKIAAVRDKLLSMEGKIAELRHLEAGIDVIRSERSYDVALITRFDSLADLQSYQVHPYHAGEVVPFMKANCSSIVAVDFEG, from the coding sequence ATGGTTACCCATATCGTATTTTTCAAGCTGGCCGAACAGACCGCGGAGAAGATCGCTGCAGTGCGGGACAAGCTGTTGTCAATGGAAGGGAAGATTGCGGAACTGCGTCATCTTGAAGCGGGAATTGATGTGATCCGCTCAGAACGCTCCTATGATGTGGCCCTGATTACCAGGTTTGATTCATTGGCTGATCTGCAAAGCTACCAGGTGCATCCCTACCATGCCGGTGAGGTGGTGCCGTTCATGAAGGCCAACTGCTCATCGATAGTTGCGGTGGATTTCGAAGGCTAA
- a CDS encoding AAA family ATPase, with product MSESKLIPSIDNRLGALLEVSRRQSALRLEEPQPKPTVTISREFGCEAYPMAELLRQQLEKRTKEPWTLMDKALLDEVAKNHSLSDQVLHNLGDKNRFLDDFLSTFSNRWKSDKDYYRLLSRQIIALAEQGNVILVGRGAPIVTRKMKNCFHFRMYASETFKITSIAKRLGLDTGEARTLVERRQKERDRFIRDFLDRDPYDLSVYHLAFNNDRNSAAKIAQTILDYLLNP from the coding sequence ATGTCAGAATCCAAGCTCATTCCTTCCATTGACAACCGTCTGGGGGCCTTACTTGAGGTATCACGACGTCAAAGTGCCCTCCGCCTTGAGGAGCCTCAGCCAAAGCCAACGGTCACCATCTCACGGGAATTCGGGTGTGAAGCCTATCCAATGGCTGAACTGCTACGCCAGCAGCTGGAAAAGAGGACGAAAGAGCCCTGGACCCTGATGGATAAGGCGTTACTGGATGAGGTCGCCAAAAACCACAGCCTTTCTGATCAGGTCCTGCACAACCTGGGCGACAAGAACCGTTTTCTGGATGACTTTCTCTCAACCTTTTCAAACCGCTGGAAGAGTGACAAGGATTACTATCGGCTGCTGTCACGCCAGATTATTGCCTTGGCGGAGCAGGGAAACGTCATTCTGGTTGGCCGGGGCGCCCCGATTGTCACCCGCAAAATGAAGAACTGCTTTCATTTCAGGATGTACGCCTCAGAGACATTCAAAATCACCTCCATTGCCAAACGGCTGGGACTTGATACCGGTGAGGCCCGGACCCTGGTTGAGCGCCGCCAGAAAGAACGGGACCGTTTTATCCGGGATTTTCTGGACCGTGACCCCTATGACTTGAGCGTCTACCATCTGGCGTTTAATAATGACCGCAACAGTGCCGCCAAGATAGCCCAGACGATTCTGGACTACCTGTTGAATCCCTAG
- a CDS encoding transglycosylase domain-containing protein, translated as MKKFLLGSGIIIILYLGYVVISLALLPPVSSLADKKLNLTIDIRDWQGNEHPFLLGPKNRRWTPSNRIPPEMKWAVILAEDSNFYKHEGIDVKAIKEAIKYDLEKKSMARGASTITQQVAKNVFLSREKTITRKLKEVYLAWRMEQELTKGRILELYLNVVELGPMVYGIGHGAQYYFGKPASAMTPRECAFLAAMLPGPRVAYNPYRNLGKVLSRSNMILRKLRSKGVISADELQVALGTSPNIAGLQRKVDTAIQQEVIMKPTSSATVPAAPQEPSGPEPATPARPEPAPQEQPAAPAAEGKP; from the coding sequence GTGAAGAAGTTCCTGCTGGGTAGTGGCATCATCATCATACTGTATCTGGGATATGTGGTCATCTCACTGGCCCTGTTGCCGCCGGTGAGCAGCCTTGCCGACAAGAAACTGAATCTTACCATCGATATACGTGACTGGCAGGGCAACGAGCACCCCTTCCTGCTGGGGCCGAAAAACCGGCGTTGGACTCCTTCCAACCGGATACCGCCTGAAATGAAGTGGGCGGTAATCCTGGCTGAAGACAGCAACTTTTACAAACACGAAGGGATTGACGTCAAGGCGATTAAAGAGGCGATCAAATACGACCTGGAAAAGAAGAGCATGGCCCGTGGCGCCTCCACCATCACCCAACAGGTGGCGAAAAACGTCTTTCTATCCCGTGAAAAGACCATTACCCGCAAACTGAAAGAGGTCTACCTGGCCTGGCGGATGGAACAGGAGCTGACCAAGGGTCGCATCCTTGAACTGTACCTGAATGTGGTCGAACTGGGCCCGATGGTGTATGGCATCGGTCATGGAGCCCAATACTACTTCGGCAAACCGGCCTCAGCCATGACCCCGCGCGAATGCGCCTTTCTGGCCGCCATGCTGCCCGGCCCGCGCGTGGCTTACAACCCCTACCGCAACCTGGGTAAGGTCCTGAGCCGCTCCAACATGATCCTGCGCAAGCTGCGCAGTAAAGGGGTAATCAGCGCCGATGAGCTGCAGGTGGCCCTGGGAACATCCCCCAACATTGCCGGTCTGCAACGCAAGGTGGATACCGCCATTCAGCAGGAGGTAATCATGAAGCCGACCTCCTCGGCAACGGTACCTGCCGCCCCACAGGAACCGTCTGGGCCTGAGCCTGCCACCCCCGCCAGACCTGAACCAGCCCCGCAAGAACAGCCTGCCGCCCCGGCAGCTGAAGGAAAGCCCTGA
- a CDS encoding phospholipase D-like domain-containing protein has product MPLRRHQERFPRLIRHLRHHGTALLPMPIGAGQVTLLPDGPHFFEALFNDLKTARQLICLEYYRIRADLTGQRFADLLVEAVARGVKVFLIYDALGCHVTPDSYFERLQTAGVSCLAFNPISLSRLHWFDRRNHRKLALIDNRVAYLGGLNISDAYAGLTDEQLRFRDVGFSLGGAALTALLELFTETWQMERGERPALPASGTVSSSSDDTEVTLISGGPHQRRSTIRTAFRVAMASSCHELLIANPYFVPGPRILRSLLRAARRGVKVKLLLPARNDVPVVRVVSRSYYEVLLKAGIEIYELERQLLHAKLMLIDGMQTVIGSANLDQRSFHRNFEINAIVRSQPFGAQVRSLFEHDFAGSRRISLDEHARRGLGLRLLELLLKPICWFL; this is encoded by the coding sequence ATGCCGCTCCGTCGTCATCAGGAACGGTTCCCGCGCCTGATACGGCATCTGCGCCACCACGGCACTGCCCTGTTGCCGATGCCGATCGGTGCGGGCCAGGTGACACTGCTGCCGGATGGCCCCCACTTCTTTGAGGCACTCTTCAACGACCTCAAGACCGCCCGCCAGCTGATCTGCCTGGAATATTACCGTATCCGGGCCGATCTGACCGGGCAACGGTTTGCCGATCTGCTGGTAGAAGCGGTCGCACGGGGGGTCAAGGTCTTTCTGATCTATGATGCCCTGGGCTGCCATGTGACACCTGACAGCTACTTTGAACGGCTGCAGACTGCCGGCGTTTCCTGTCTGGCGTTCAACCCCATCTCGCTGAGCCGTCTCCACTGGTTTGATCGTCGCAACCACCGCAAACTGGCATTGATTGACAACCGGGTAGCCTATCTGGGCGGACTGAACATCAGTGACGCCTACGCCGGCCTGACCGACGAACAGCTGCGGTTTCGGGATGTCGGCTTCAGTCTTGGCGGCGCTGCGCTGACAGCCTTGCTGGAGCTGTTTACCGAAACCTGGCAGATGGAGCGGGGCGAGCGGCCCGCCCTGCCTGCGTCTGGCACGGTCAGCAGCAGTTCCGATGACACCGAGGTGACGCTGATCAGTGGCGGTCCACACCAGCGCCGTTCAACCATCCGTACCGCCTTTCGGGTTGCCATGGCCTCATCCTGCCATGAGCTGCTGATCGCCAACCCCTATTTTGTCCCAGGTCCGCGGATACTGCGCTCACTGCTACGCGCTGCCCGCCGCGGGGTCAAGGTCAAGCTACTCTTGCCTGCACGAAATGATGTTCCGGTAGTGCGGGTGGTCAGCCGCAGTTATTACGAGGTGCTGCTCAAGGCAGGTATCGAAATCTATGAGCTGGAGCGCCAGCTTCTGCACGCAAAGCTGATGCTGATTGACGGGATGCAAACCGTCATTGGCTCTGCCAATCTTGACCAGCGCAGCTTTCACCGCAATTTCGAGATCAATGCAATTGTACGCAGCCAGCCTTTCGGTGCTCAGGTTCGCAGTCTGTTCGAACATGACTTTGCCGGCTCCAGGCGTATCAGCCTTGATGAACATGCCCGTCGCGGCCTGGGCCTGCGCCTGCTTGAACTGCTGCTTAAACCGATCTGCTGGTTTCTGTAA
- a CDS encoding TatD family hydrolase yields the protein MLIDTHCHLDLPPLVNQLDELLAEARAVGVTRWVVPSVHPEGWQRISGLTAQHPALRPAYGVHPLHAGIATADHLLQLRQLAPAGVAIGEIGLDGSYGDPGQQEALFREQLRIARQHGLPVLIHCRKAIGRTVAILREERADQVGGIMHAFSGSLESARECIKLGFVLSLSATLTRNNAVRPLQLAAQLPLEQLVLETDAPDLPPSAHPGCSNRPAWLHETASRLAAIKGISIAEVARRTTATAQRILPRL from the coding sequence ATGCTGATTGACACCCACTGCCACCTCGACCTGCCACCACTGGTTAACCAGCTTGATGAGCTGTTGGCTGAGGCACGGGCTGTCGGAGTCACCAGATGGGTCGTGCCGTCTGTCCACCCTGAAGGCTGGCAACGCATTTCCGGGCTGACCGCACAGCACCCAGCCCTGCGCCCGGCCTATGGCGTGCACCCCCTGCATGCCGGCATTGCCACTGCCGACCATCTGCTGCAGCTGAGGCAGCTGGCACCTGCCGGGGTTGCCATCGGAGAGATTGGGCTGGATGGGAGCTATGGTGATCCCGGACAACAGGAAGCACTGTTTCGTGAGCAGCTGAGAATTGCGCGACAGCACGGTCTTCCGGTCCTGATCCACTGCCGTAAAGCGATCGGACGCACCGTGGCAATCCTGCGCGAAGAACGGGCTGATCAGGTCGGCGGCATCATGCACGCCTTTTCCGGTTCACTGGAATCGGCCCGGGAGTGCATCAAACTCGGCTTTGTCCTCTCACTCAGCGCTACGCTGACCAGGAACAATGCCGTCCGGCCGCTGCAGCTTGCTGCTCAGCTGCCACTTGAGCAGTTGGTACTTGAGACTGACGCTCCCGACCTGCCCCCCTCGGCTCACCCGGGCTGCTCAAACAGGCCGGCCTGGCTGCATGAAACAGCCAGCAGACTGGCTGCTATCAAAGGGATCAGCATTGCGGAGGTCGCACGCCGGACAACGGCTACCGCTCAACGGATACTACCACGGCTCTGA
- a CDS encoding cytochrome C, with translation MKQFLPAIFLLILALPGCSMFTAWKSIPPPGGCDQCHSTELSTNWTVAYHAATVADERGQLAFQTPQYNTPIRKNQPASALDLRKVEDSRCFDCHNAPTPAHKERKGKYHHGL, from the coding sequence ATGAAACAGTTTTTACCCGCTATTTTTCTGCTGATCCTGGCCCTGCCCGGATGCAGTATGTTTACAGCTTGGAAGAGCATCCCTCCACCGGGTGGCTGTGATCAATGCCACTCAACCGAGCTCTCCACCAACTGGACCGTGGCTTATCACGCAGCAACAGTAGCCGATGAGCGCGGACAGCTTGCTTTTCAGACTCCCCAGTACAACACCCCAATCAGAAAGAATCAACCGGCTTCTGCCCTGGATCTGCGTAAGGTTGAGGATTCACGCTGCTTTGACTGTCATAATGCTCCGACCCCGGCCCATAAGGAACGTAAGGGCAAGTACCACCACGGCCTATAA
- a CDS encoding hydrogenase maturation nickel metallochaperone HypA yields the protein MHEMALTQGIVDICLQHAAGQRISTVVIEIGTLSGVVPEAVEFCFSACSSDTLAASARLEIRKIEAQGRCLDCSGVQTVERLYDPCRQCGSYALELLSGEEMRVIEIEVDD from the coding sequence ATGCATGAAATGGCTCTTACCCAAGGGATTGTTGATATCTGCCTGCAGCATGCCGCTGGGCAGCGGATCTCCACCGTTGTCATCGAGATCGGAACATTATCCGGCGTTGTGCCTGAGGCCGTTGAATTTTGTTTCTCAGCCTGCAGCAGTGACACGCTGGCAGCATCAGCCCGGCTTGAAATTCGCAAAATAGAGGCACAGGGACGTTGCCTTGACTGCTCTGGCGTGCAAACGGTTGAACGACTCTATGACCCATGCAGGCAGTGCGGCAGCTATGCCCTGGAGCTTCTCAGCGGTGAAGAGATGCGGGTAATAGAGATAGAGGTGGATGACTAA